In Pseudomonas alcaliphila JAB1, a single window of DNA contains:
- a CDS encoding rhodanese-like domain-containing protein has protein sequence MRFLILLSGLLTFLGAQAEEIDQAAALATLQRADSLLIDVRSSEEFSAGALPGAIRIGHDEIAAQIASIAPDKDSPLVLYCRSGRRSGLAKQSLENLGYRQVINAGAYDDLLPLLEAEE, from the coding sequence ATGCGTTTTCTCATCTTGTTGAGCGGCCTGCTCACCTTTCTTGGCGCCCAGGCTGAAGAAATCGATCAAGCTGCCGCTCTGGCCACCCTGCAACGGGCCGACAGCCTGCTGATCGACGTACGCAGCAGCGAGGAATTTTCCGCTGGCGCCCTGCCTGGCGCCATTCGCATCGGTCATGACGAGATCGCTGCACAGATCGCCAGCATCGCACCGGACAAGGACAGTCCCCTGGTGCTCTATTGCCGCAGCGGCCGCCGCTCGGGACTGGCCAAGCAAAGCCTGGAGAACCTGGGTTACCGCCAGGTGATCAATGCCGGCGCTTATGACGATCTGCTACCTCTGCTGGAGGCCGAGGAGTGA